One window of Elaeis guineensis isolate ETL-2024a chromosome 11, EG11, whole genome shotgun sequence genomic DNA carries:
- the LOC105053811 gene encoding bZIP transcription factor 1-A isoform X1 translates to MGTSESDAPPKAPKTSGAQEQPPATSSSPTTTMYPDWSGFQAYSPIPPHGFFHSPVASSPQAHPYMWGAQHLMPPFGTPPPPYVMYPHGGLYAHPSIPPGSHPFGPYAVPSTNGNPEASGAVTTGMEGDGKSSEGKERSPIKRSKGSLGSLNMITGKNNDLGKTSGAANGVFSQSSESGSEGSSDGSDVNSQNLLQDSQAKMCGGRDSFDAEVSQNDTTARGSQNGVSRAPTQAAASQTIPIMPMPVAGVPGMVAGPTTNLNIGMDYWNASNPPTIPPVRGKAPAATVAGAMVPGGLVGSRENVPSELWIQDERELKRQKRKQSNRESARRSRLRKQAECEELARRVEALKEENTALRAEVDRMRKDYEQLLAQNASLKEKLGEPTKGSEDAKLDENNQDSVDDTQKHSDSIVKAGQPDSAPSGC, encoded by the exons ATGGGGACCAGCGAGAGTGACGCGCCGCCGAAGGCGCCGAAGACATCAGGGGCGCAG GAGCAGCCTCCAGCCACAAGCTCCAGTCCTACCACCACTATGTACCCAGACTGGTCGGGATTTCAG GCATACTCTCCAATTCCGCCGCATGGGTTCTTTCATTCTCCTGTGGCCTCAAGTCCCCAGGCTCATCCTTACATGTGGGGTGCTCAG cacCTCATGCCTCCATTTGGGACCCCACCACCTCCATATGTTATGTATCCTCATGGAGGGTTATATGCTCATCCATCTATTCCACCG GGTTCTCACCCTTTTGGTCCCTACGCTGTTCCTTCCACAAATGGCAATCCTGAGGCTTCT GGGGCTGTGACTACGGGAATGGAAGGTGATGGTAAGTCATCTGAAGGTAAGGAAAGGAGtcctatcaagagatcaaagggaaGTTTAGGAAGTTTAAACATGATTACGGGAAAGAACAACGATCTGGGTAAAACATCAGGAGCAGCCAATGGTGTCTTCTCTCAAAG CAGTGAAAGTGGAAGTGAAGGTTCGAGCGATGGAAGTGATGTAAATTCTCAGAAT CTTTTACAGGACTCGCAAGCAAAGATGTGTGGTGGACGGGATTCTTTTGATG CAGAGGTATCCCAAAATGATACCACTGCCCGTGGTTCTCAGAATGGAGTATCTCGTGCACCAACACAGGCAGCAGCAAGTCAAACCATTCCGATAATGCCTATGCCAGTTGCTGGTGTGCCTGGAATGGTTGCTGGCCCCACCACAAACTTAAATATAGGGATGGACTACTGGAATGCATCAAACCCACCAACCATCCCTCCAGTTCGTGGGAAGGCCCCTGCAGCCACAGTTGCAGGGGCAATGGTTCCTGGTGGGCTTGTTGGATCTCGGGAGAATGTTCCATCAGAGCTTTGGATACAG GATGAAAGAGAACTCAAAAGGCAGAAAAGAAAGCAGTCAAACAGGGAATCTGCACGTCGGTCCAGGTTGCGCAAACAG GCGGAGTGTGAAGAACTTGCTCGACGTGTTGAGGCTTTGAAAGAGGAAAATACTGCCCTAAGAGCAGAAGTAGACAGGATGAGGAAGGACTATGAACAGCTTCTTGCTCAAAATGCCTCTCTCAAG GAGAAACTTGGGGAACCCACTAAAGGATCAGAAGATGcaaaacttgatgagaacaaccaAGATTCTGTTGATGACACTCAAAAGCACTCAGATTCTATTGTGAAAGCAGGGCAACCAGATTCTGCACCAAGTGGTTGCTGA